The region AACGGTCCAGGCCGTGAACCGTTCGATCAATGTGTGAATGGATGTGTCCGGCCCGATCAGGCTCTGCGCGAGCCGCGTTTGCGGGGGCGCGACCTGTTCGACCGACGACTGTTCGGCGGGCGCGGGCGCGGGGGCCGGAGGGGTAATATGAGCGACTGCGGAATCCATGATTTCACTGCATAGAATTCGCGAAAAACTTTAACGATCGATTGACGGTTAACGCTTTATTTCAGCGCCCAGCCCTGCGCCGGAGGGCAAGGTCAGGCCGCAGGCGGCCAGCCGTTCGGTGACCGCAAGCGTCGCGCGGGGTGCACCCGCATACATCGCCATGTCATGAAGCGGCGCCCAGAAGGGGCGGCATTGATATCCATTGTCGTTCAGGCGGGTCAGTGCGAGGTCGCGTGCGTCGGGTTCATCGAAGATGAGCCCGCACAGCCAGTTGTTGCTGTCGCCCCAGGGTGGGGATGACAGAAGCCGGACCCCCGTCACCGAGCTGAAGGCGCCCGCGTAGTGTGCGGCGAGGTCGCGCTTTGCATTGAGCTTTGCATCGAGAGTTTCGAGCTGGGCACAACCGAGCGCGGCGTTGATGTTCGGCAGCCGGTAATTGTAGCCGACCATGTCATGAACCAGATCTGCGCCGTCATTTACCCGCGCCGTCGTCGTCAGGTGGCGCAGGCGTCGCGCGAGCAGCTCGTCGTCGGTAATCAGCGCGCCGCCACCGCCGGTGGTGATGGTCTTGTTGCCGTTGAAGCTGAAGGCGCCGATCCGGCCGAACCGCCCGGTGTGGGTGTCGCCGATGACGCTGCCGAGGGACTCCGCCGCATCCTCGACGATTGTCAGCTTGTATCGCGCCGCGACGTCACACAGCGCCGCCATGTTCGACGGAAGTCCGTAGCAATGAACCGGCACCATCGTGCGGATAGTGGCACCCGTTTCCCGATTGATCTGGGACTGTCCGCGCAGTTCGCCGATACTCTCGAGATGCCTCTCCAGCGCGACAGGGTCGATTCCGAGACCCTCGGCTTCGCAGTCGACGAAGTGGGGCGTGGCACCGCAATAGCTGACGGCGTTGGCTGTGGCGACGAATGTGAAGGAGGGAACCAGCACTTCGTCACCTGGTTTGACGCCGACGGTGAGAAGCCCGGCATGCAGGGCGGCGGTGCCGTTGACGGTCGCGACGGCGTGCCGTGCGCCCGTGATGTCGGCGAGCTCCCCCTCGAACCGGTCCACCCACGCGCCCACCGACGACACCCAACCGGTGTCGAGGCAGTCCTTCACATAGTCCCAGGCGTTGCCGTCGATCTCGGGGGCGTGCAGCGGGTACGGGCCGCCGGCGTGGGGCAGGACAGTGGTGATCCGGTCCAGCACGTCGTCGGCGACGGCTTCGGGGCTTGCATGCCCTGCGACTGCGGCGTGTGCAACCTCAGACATTATAGAGATGCGCCTTGTAGCCGGCCCGGTTCGCGGGTGCCGCGAACCAGTCGATCGTTGCGGCGAGCCCGCGGCGGAAGCCCTCGAGGCCGACATGGGTCGGCTGCCATCCGAGCATGGCGGCGGCCTTGCGATTGTCACACCACAGGCGCTCCACCTCGGAGGCGTCGGGCCGAAGGCGCTGATCCTCCGTCTCGATCCGGATATCGATACCCATCTCGGCCGCGATCGCCTCGGCGGTCTCGCCGACGGAGATCTCGAAGTTGGTGCCGAGATTGATCACCTCACCGCTCGCTGCGGGCGAATCTGCGGCGGCGAGAAATCCGAGCACGGTGTCGCCGACGAAAGTGAAATCGCGGGTCGGGGCGGTCGCCCCGAGCTGAATGGTCGCCGGGCCGCTGCTCCGGTCGTGATTCGCCAGCTGGGTGATGATGGTCGGGATGACGGCGCGCGCCGATTGCCGGGGGCCGAAGGTGTTGAACGGGCGCACGACGGTCACGGGGGTGCCGAACGAGCGGCCGTAGGACAGGGCGATCTGGTCGGCGCCGACCTTCGTGGCGGCGTAGGGGCTTTGCGGGTTGAGCGGATGGGCTTCGTCGATCGGGACATACTGGGCGGTCCCGTAGACCTCGCTCGTCGAGGTGTGGATGACGCGGCCGACGCCGAGGTCGGTGGCCGCCTGCACGATATTGAGCGTGCCGGTCACGTTGGTATCGACGTAGCTTTCCGGCGCCAGGTAGGAATAGGGAATGCCGATAAGGGCCGCGAGGTGGAACACGGTGTCGCAACCCGACATGGACTGACGGACGGCGTGGGAATCGCGGATGTCACCCGCGATAACCTCAACCGCATCGCGAATCCCGGGG is a window of Alphaproteobacteria bacterium DNA encoding:
- a CDS encoding LegC family aminotransferase; translation: MSEVAHAAVAGHASPEAVADDVLDRITTVLPHAGGPYPLHAPEIDGNAWDYVKDCLDTGWVSSVGAWVDRFEGELADITGARHAVATVNGTAALHAGLLTVGVKPGDEVLVPSFTFVATANAVSYCGATPHFVDCEAEGLGIDPVALERHLESIGELRGQSQINRETGATIRTMVPVHCYGLPSNMAALCDVAARYKLTIVEDAAESLGSVIGDTHTGRFGRIGAFSFNGNKTITTGGGGALITDDELLARRLRHLTTTARVNDGADLVHDMVGYNYRLPNINAALGCAQLETLDAKLNAKRDLAAHYAGAFSSVTGVRLLSSPPWGDSNNWLCGLIFDEPDARDLALTRLNDNGYQCRPFWAPLHDMAMYAGAPRATLAVTERLAACGLTLPSGAGLGAEIKR
- a CDS encoding NAD-dependent 4,6-dehydratase LegB; translated protein: MSKVLVTGAGGFIGSHLVEKLVAEGADVRAFVEYDSRGSWGWLDDSDPGIRDAVEVIAGDIRDSHAVRQSMSGCDTVFHLAALIGIPYSYLAPESYVDTNVTGTLNIVQAATDLGVGRVIHTSTSEVYGTAQYVPIDEAHPLNPQSPYAATKVGADQIALSYGRSFGTPVTVVRPFNTFGPRQSARAVIPTIITQLANHDRSSGPATIQLGATAPTRDFTFVGDTVLGFLAAADSPAASGEVINLGTNFEISVGETAEAIAAEMGIDIRIETEDQRLRPDASEVERLWCDNRKAAAMLGWQPTHVGLEGFRRGLAATIDWFAAPANRAGYKAHLYNV